Within Mongoliitalea daihaiensis, the genomic segment GCTCTTGCAATAACCTTGTTTGGACGTTGGGAATAATACTGATATGATCGATTGGATCAATAGAAAGCTGTGTTTCGGGATCAAAAGTTCGAATACTTTCAATTTCCCTCCCAAAAAGCTCTATGCGAAAAGGAATCTCGTTGGCATAAGAAAATACGTCCAAAATTCCACCTCGAATAGAAAACTGCCCGGGTTCATATACAAAATCCGTCTTTTCAAAATCATAGGTCATCAACAGTTCTGAAATAAACGCGATATCTACCTTTTCACCCACTTTCGCAGTAAATGTATGGTCTTTCAACGATCGCTTGTTGATGACTTTTTCATACAAGGCCTCTCCATAGGTCACCACTATTGTTGGTTCATCCGGAGCATCTAGGATTTTATTCAAAATCTCAGCCCTCATAAGGATGTTGGCATTTTCTATTTCGTCAAATTGATATGGACGTTTGTAACTCGAAGGAAACAAATAAACCTGTTGCCCATTGATCAACTCCTGAAGATCATTTGTCAAGTAAGCCGCTTCTTCTTTGTCGTGTGCAATGATCAGATGAAAACCACCCACCTGCTTGATCAAAGACAAAAACACAACCATATCCAAGCTTCCGGATAGGCCCTTCAGCTGAAATTTCTTTTCCTTCTTGTCTTGAATGTGTTGAGAAAGACTTAATATAAAAGGATCATTCTCGTAGAGAGAAAGAAATGCAGACTTTTCCAAAATAGGTGTCGTTGTTATGAAGCCACAAAGGTAAGAAAATGATTTCTTTTAATTCTTTGGGCCTGTAAAAGGAAATTATAAACCAAAAGCTGAACCGTCTACCGTTTAAAATGTTTACTGTAAAAACCAATATTGATATATGACTAAAACGACCGAAAGTTGGTTTAGAAAAATTGAAAAAATGCATCCCTATCAGACACTCATGTATTTAGGCATGTTTGGGAGCGGATTGATATTTCTATTTATGACTACTGCATTTTTGGCTTCCGATACCAGTATGGTAGAAGCAACGAAATTTAGAATGCCCAAATCATTTATATTAAGTACACTAGTGTTGTTGATCAGTGGATATACTGTAAGCAAATTACTTTTGCACTACAGAGAAGACAGTGTACAAAAATTAAAAAACAGTTTATTAATCACCTTCTTTTTAGGGGTTATTTTTACTGTATTGCAATTTATCGGCTGGAAGGAATTATCGCTGATGGGAGTTGATTTTAGAGGGCTTCCCAGTGGAAGTTTTCTTTATGTACTCAGCGGTATTCATATTTTTCACTTAATTGGGGCTATGATTTTTGCATTGATAATGGTCTATCAATACAGCCGTATCGAAAAAGATGAGATCAAAAACTTAGTCTTATTGACCAATCCTTTCGAACGCATGCGTATCGAGTTATTCACTATTTATTGGCATTTCATGGATTTTATCTGGTTGGTATTATTCATGATTTTTGTCTTTGTATTTTAACACATCTATGAAAATCACCATTGAATCGAGCGTTGAACAAAATTATCTTCAAGTGAAAGAAGGGTTTAATGAACAATTATTCACGAAACTCGCTCCCCCCTTCCCTCCTGTCAAATTGTTGCGTTTTGATGGATCCAAAAAAGGAGATGTGGTATCTCTTGAGTTAAATTTTCTTTTTTTTAAACAGCGCTGGACAAGTGATATTGTAGCAGACGAAACAACAGAAGAGGAGTTTTATTTCATTGATCAAGGAGTTGAATTGCCATTTTTTCTTAAAGCATGGGAACATAAACACCGAATTATCAAAAATGGGGAAGGTAGCATCATTCGGGATGAAATTACATACAAGGGACCTTTTGGTCTAATGACGATCCTACTTTACCCCGCATTATACCTTCAATTCCTTTATAGAAAACCAATTTACCGGAAAATCTTTCGCATCAAAAAGTAAAAGCTTGCACTTAGGCAAGCTTTAAATGATCACATTCAGGGATTTGACAATCTCCATAGAGTACCAAGGAGTGAGAAGTTATGCCCGAAAGAAACTCTTTTCCCATAGCTTCCTTGATTGCATTTAATCGCTCATCTGAAAATTCACGTATTTTTCTACATTGATTGCACACATGATGATCATGGTGCTTGTAGGTCAGCGCTTGTTCATACAAAGCAACTTTATCTTTAAATTGGTGTTTGACCGCCAGACCACACTCTACCAATAAATCAAGAGTGTTATAAATAGTTGCCCGGCTGATGCTATAGCCTTTATTGCGCATCATCAAAAAAAGCCCTTCTACGTCAATATGCTCATCTTGGGGAAGCGCATACAACTCATCAATCACTGAAAAGCGTTCGGGAGTTTTTCTGCTTCCTTGTCTTAACAGATAGTTTTCAAATATTTTTTTTGCTTTTTCGACTAAAGATTTCTCGGCCATAAGGAATAATTAAAAAATAAAGATGCAGGAATTTTTGGACTTAATCAAGTTTGTGGACTTGGATTGATGCATGTCAATAATCATGATTAATGGTAAAATTGCTATTTCAACCGATAAACAAATGGTTTATTTCTTCCGTTTTTAAAAGAATATAGCTAGCTTTTGCCTGAGTACGCGTAAGCTTAATCACCTCCCTGTATGAAAATGCGAATTTTCTTTTTTCTTATTTTCTTGAGCTTGCACATACCTGTTAAAGGTCAGGTGCCTGGTTTTTTTATGAAAGACCCATCAAAAAAAGTGGAGTTACCATTCATCTTGTCTGGTAATCTGATCATCATACCTATTTCAGTAAATGGATCAGAACCTGTTAATTTTTTATTAGATACCGGAGTCAAAACCAATATTTTATTTAGTAAAAGCATTGGAGATCAAATGAATCTCCAATACACCAGAAAATTGGAATTGGTCGGGGCAGATGGAAAAGCACTGCTGTCGGCTTCTGTCTCACCCAACAATCCGATGGACCTAGGTCCTGTTGAAGGACAGCTTCAAACATTGTTGGTATTGGATGAAGACTTTTTTGAGCTGGAGGCTGTACTAGGGTTACCAATTTATGGAGTGATAGGCTATGAATTTTTCAAATACAATCCTGTCAAAATTGATTATGATCGCGCAGTGATTACTTTTTACGATACCAATCGGGTCAAATGGAGACCCTTAGGATTTAAAAAATTAACTATTTCTATGGACAACAGCAAGCCTTATGTACAAGGGAAGGTAAAACAACTGTTTGGAGAAGAAGTAAACACCAAGTTATTAGTAGATCTAGGCGCAAATCATGGTCTCTTATTGAATTTGGAAACATCCAAAGATTTACAAATGCCTCCCAGATACTTGGAAAGTGAGCTTGGTAGGTCTTTGGGTGGGGATCTCGTAGGTTATGTAGGTAGAGTGAAGTCCTTGAAACTTTCTGGAATACGGTTTACAGATATCTTAACATCGTATCCTGAGGAAACTGAATTCAGTTACATAATCAAAGAGAGTGGACGCAACGGAAGCATTGGTTCAGAAATTTGGGGCAGGACACGCATGATTATCGATTATAGAAGGGATCGGATCTTTTTCAAGCGGGGAAGTACTTTTGGAAATCCATTTGAGTTTGACATGAGCGGAATCACCCCAAAGATGGTCAGTGCCGAAGACAAACGATTCTATATTGCAGGGGTGCGATATGGTTCACCAGGTTTTATGGCAGGAGTACAAGAGGGCGACGAAATCATCAGCATCAATAAAATTCCGATCGATTTTTGGGAATTATCAGATTTAATCAAGCTTTTTAGATCAGAAGAAGGAAGAGAAGTAAGCTTAGGCCTGAGGCGTTTCGATGAAGAATTAAAAGAGTTTGAAGACCTCACTGCTAATTTTAAGCTAAAAAGACAAATATAATAGTATCTTTAGACGGTAGGAAGATTGTTTTTGATAATTGCTATATTTGATCCTCATCTTAGTAATTTTCGATTTAGCCGTCTCCTTTACATAGCGTATGTCAAATATTGTTGTAGCTTCATCAAAAAACATATTACTTACTTTCAAGAAGCATCTGGACAGTAAGATTGAGCTATTGTACATATCTACGGAAGCGCGAAGTTATGCCGAAGAAGGCGAAAAGTTTTATAAAATAGAATTCATTGAATCGTTATTTCCTACCTTCAATGGTAGTTTTTTTTATACAATTTTTGATGAACTTGGAAAAGGAGATAAACCGACAGCTCCTATTTTAATTGGTAAAAATCACTATCAATTTGTAGAAATAGAAGGCTACGTAATTGCTATGGAGGATGGGTCATACTTGGTAAATGCCCTGATATCTCCTTTACGTTTCCCATCAGAAAATAAGTATGCATGGATCTTTCAAAACGATCAAAATAAAGTTTATAACGCATTAATCAACAAAGAAAAAGTTGAAGATGTCATTGGTTGGAAAAACTTTATAAAAGAATCTTTTGATTTTTTATCAGCCGATTCAATTGCACAGTTTGAAAAAGGCAATGAAGATGCTGTCATAACCTTGTTCCCTGGCTATCTCTATTTGACAAAAAAGAAGATATCAGCCAGCCATTGTTTGGTCAAGATAGAATACTCCAAAGAAAGAAATGTTCCTCAAGCGATCGATGAAGGTGCTGACAACTTTTATTATTATGAGTTAGATCAAGAATCCTTTCAATACAACTGGTCTGGACCTATTCATAAGCTACTCGGTTACACAGATGAATTTTTACGAATGATCAGTATTTCAGATTGGAAAAAACTGATTCATCCAGATGACCATCATATCTACGAAATGGGGCAAAGCCATGCAATCAACATGGTCTACAGAATTTTACATAATGACGGACACTATATTTTTATTAAAGATGATTTAAAAAAATTTACCAATTATAATACCAACAAAACGCTCGGAACGGTATCAGATATTACTACGCTTAAAAAAATAGAAAACGATCTGCTACAGAATAAAACTGTTTTGGAGGAATTAACGGGTGTAGTTCCTGGGATGGTTTATCTAATGAAAACTTTTCAAGATCTAACACATCAATTTATTTTTGTCAGTGAAGGATGCAAACAGTTGACAGAAATAGATGCAAACAACTTTATAGATCACGAAAGTACCTTATTTAAAATTATACATCCGGATGATTTAGAAATCTTATTGGAAGCTGATAGAGCTGCTTTTGAAAAAGATCAAAGCTTTGAATGCTACTTTAGAATTATTACGCCTAGTGGGAAAATAAAATGGATTTATGGCGCATCTGACCGATTGAAACAATATGAAAATGACTCCATTTGGGCAGGAATTTTTGTGGATGTAACACAATCTAAAGATAAAGAAGAGGAGGCTAATCTTCTGATGAATAGGTATCGGTTGCTTTTTGATGAAAGCCCACTTCCAATATTTCGGTTTACTAAAGAAGGCATCATCCAAGATGTCAACAAGAGCTTCACTGAAAAGATTGACATCACGGACAAAGAAATACTAATCGGAAAAAATATTTTTGACTTGATTGGAGATAATCCCATCAAACAGGCATATTTGGACTGTATAAACAAAGGCTTTGGTTTCTTTGAAGGGCCATACCTCAGTTACTTTAACCAAAAGCTTTTTCACCTGCGTGCAACTGCAAAGCCCATTGATAATGGAGAAAACTTTCAGGCAATCCTAGAAGATATTTCTGAGCAAGAATATGTTCATAATATCATATCAAAATTGACCGAACGAACATCTAAATTTAGTGGCCAAGAATTTTTTGATGCCTTAACTGAGTTTTTTTCACTAAACCTCCAAATGAGTGATTGCTTTATCGCAGAGATTGATAGCACAAAAAATGCTGCAAAAGTAATTTCTTATCACCAAAACGGGAAAAAACAAAAGAACTTTATTTACGATTTAGAACACACCCCTTGCAAGGAATGCCTATCATCAGGTACACCTTTAATTATCCCTAATCAAGCATATAAAAAATATCCATTGGATACATATTTGGTTGATCGGCAGGTCAATAGCTACATGGCATCACCCATTCATGATGCAGAAGGAAATCAACTAGGTCTATTGGTTATGTTTGATTGTGATAGTAAAGTTTATGGGGCAGGAAAAAAAGAATTTTTGAATGTACTTTCGGATCGAATTGGGGCGGAGCTCAATCGAATAAATTTTGAAAACAGACTCATTGAATCCGAGCAGCTCTTTAGAAGTATTGCTGAAAACTTTCCTAAAGGCATCGTAGAAGTGTTGGATAATAAACTCTTCTATGTGTACACCGATGGCAAAGAATACCATGATATGGGAATTGATCCGAACCAATTGGTTGGTACAGCCCACCTGTCTAAGTACGAAAGTTATATTTCAAATGAAGTTCGTAAACAACTCGATAAAGTACTTCAAGGAGAGTCTGTCATGTTTGAAGTTATCATTGGTGATCGATACTATCTAAAAAGCGGCGTTCCCTTGTACAATAAACAAGGGAAAATAGATAGAATCCTTTTGGTAACTCAAAACATCACTGAAACCAAAATAGCCGAGGAAGAACGAGAACAATTGATCCGTGATTTAAAATCGCAAAATGAAGAGCTTCAACGCTTTGCATACATTATTTCACATAATTTGCGCGCACCTATTGTAAATATTTCCTCCCTACTAGAACTCTACAATACAAAAAACCCATCAGATGTAGAAAACGAAGAAGTAATCCACAACCTAAAAATATCCACTGATATACTCAATGATACCTTGAAAGACTTGATTGAGGTGGTGTCCATCAAAAAAAATAAGGTACCCAAGATTGAAAATATTCAATTCAAAGATCTAACAACACGGGTCTTGACTTCGTTGGCAAACCAAATCAAGGAATCCGGTGCTATCATCACCAAGGATTTTTCGGAATGTAGTAACATTAGCTATATTTTTGCACATCTTGAAAATTTCCTTATGAACTTGACTACCAATTCTTTAAAATATAAACACCCTGATAGAAAACCAGAAATTTTTATTCGAACCTTTAAAGACTCAGAAGGTTTTGTGGTTTTGGAATTTAAAGATAACGGGATAGGAATAGACCTAGAACGATATGGAGATAGACTCTTCGGGTTGTATCAACGTTTTCATTCACATGTGGAAGGGAAAGGGTTGGGTCTATACCTAGTGAGAGAACAAATCAGGGCACATGACGGAAATCTAAAAATCAAAAGTAAAGTAGGGGAAGGTACCGTATTCCATATTTTCCTCAGAAACCTAAAACCTACAACCACAACCGTCGCGGTCAATTAATTGCAAAGCCCAACAATTAATCTTTATATTCGTACAAGCAATCATCAAATTACAGCATCAAACTATGAAAAAAGCGCTTATTCCTATTGTAGTCATCGCCATTTTAGGATTATTTCTCTACACAAAAGCCGTAGGTGTATATAACATGTTTGTTCAAAACGAGGAAACTGTCAATGGTACTTGGGCAGAAGTGGAAACCCAATACCAACGAAGAGCCGATTTGATTCCAAATTTGGTCAATACGGTCAAAGGGTATGCTGACTTTGAACAGTCAACTTTGACTGGGGTGATCGAAGCACGTTCCAAAGCTACCGGCATTACCCTTCAGGCAGATGACCTAAGCCCTGAGAAAATTGCTCAATTCCAACAAGCACAAGATCAATTGAGTGGGGCTCTAAGCAGATTATTAGTTGCTGTAGAACGCTATCCGGACCTAAAGGCCAACCAAAACTTCCTAGAATTACAGGCACAACTAGAAGGTACAGAAAATAGAATTGCTGTTGCCCGTAGAAACTTTAACCAAAATGTACAGTCTTACAATTCTAATCTGAGAACATTTCCCAACAATGTCTTTGCTGGTTGGTATGGCTTTGAGCGTAAAGGATATTTTGAAGCATCAGAAGGTGCAGAAAATGCACCTACAGTACAGTTTTAAATAAAAATCATGCCCAAGAGTTTATTTTCAGAAGAGGACAGAGGTTTAATTGTTAATAGCATACAAGCCGCTGAGCTAGTAACATCAGGAGAAATTCAGGTACATATTGAAAATCATTGTGCCGATGATGTGATGGACCGTGCAGCTGAAGTATTTGAGCTGTTAAAAATGCATCAAACCAGGCAGCGAAATGCTGTCCTTTTCTATTTGGCTGTTGAAGACCATAAATTTGCCGTTCTTGGAGACTGTGGTATCAATGCAGTGGTACCTCCTGACTTTTGGGAAAATATCAAAGAACTGATGATTACGGAATTCAAAGAAGGTAATTTCACCCAAGGATTAATAGCAGGAATTGACCAATGCGGATTACAGCTCAAAGCACACTTTCCTTTTGACAAAGAAAACGACACCAATGAATTGTCAGACGACATATCCTTTGGCTAAATCTACCCATGTATAAATCCATTTTAACCCTTTTCCTTGCAACACTCTTAAGCCTTGACATGTGGGCTCAAGGAGATTTTCCAGCGCCACCCAATCCACCAAAATTGGTTAATGATTTTTCCGAGTCTTTGAATGCAAACGAGGTACATGCATTGGAGCAGAAGCTCCGCGCCTACAACGATAGCACTTCTTCCCAGGTTAGTATCGTCTTGATACAATCAGTAGGTCCTTACGACATAAGTGACTACGCCTTTCAATTAGGAGATCAGTGGGGTATTGGACGAAAAGATAAGGACAATGGAATTTTGATCTTAGCTGCTATGCAGGACCGAAAGGTATTTATTGCTACTGGTTATGGCATGGAAGGAGTTGTCCCTGATATTTTAGCCAAAAGGATTGTAGAACAGCTGATTGTACCAAATTTTCGTATGGAACAATACTATGTTGGGCTAGACAAAGCTACCGATATGATTTTCAAATTGGCTAGTGGAGAGTATCAAGCTGATAAGGTAGCTTCCGGTGCAAATGATGGAGGTGCTATTCTCTTCTTCTTATTTTTCTTTTTACTGATTTTCATCATCGCTTCCAAAAATAAAAAGGATAATAACAACCACATGGGAGGCAGAGGAGGAAATGTAGACTTATTCACTACGATCATGCTTGCAAATATGCTCAAAGGAGGGAATAGAGGAAAGTTTGGAGATTTCTCATCCGGACGAGGTGGATTTGGAGGAGGTTCTTCATTTGGGGGATTCGGAGGAGGTTCTTTTGGGGGAGGAGGAGCCGGAGGCAGCTGGTAATCACCCCATTTTTCCAGCAGCAATCACGGCCAAATCCACCATGGAAGCCTTTGCTTCTAGAAGACTGTTAGCACAAGCAACCAACGTAGCTCCTGTAGTCATCACATCATCCACCAATAAAACCCGCTTGTTTTCAACCGAATTGACGACCTGAAATACATTTTCAACATTATCTAATCGCTGCGAGCGGGACTTTCTCGTCTGAGTTTCAGTATTTACAGATCGAATAAGAGAATTTACCAAAGGAATTTGAAGGCTATCAGCAAGGCCTTTTCCAAATTGCTCGCTTTGGTTGTAACCCCTCCTTTTTTGCTTGGAAGGGTGTAAAGGTACGGGAGTAATTTGATCCCAAGCATCTGCAAACGAATGTTGTATTAATAACTGACCATAGAGCTTACCCAAGGTTACTCCGATATCCGGTTTATTTTTATACTTGAGTTGATGCAATAGCCGCTGACTCATTCCCTTTTTCGTAAATCTCAAAAAAGACATGACACGGTAAACGGGCATTAGGCCAGTAACTTTGATAACTAAGTCATTGTTCTGCGGACGGAGGTGATAATCAGTGATCGGAAGGGCTCCTTCGCATACTTTACATAGTACATGCTCAAAATCAAATAAACTCCTGCTACAACCTGCACAGGTTCTAGGAAAGACCAAAGACAAAAAATCTTCTACAATGTTGAAACGCATTCGCAAAAAGGCTTGTTAGGACTGATTGACAGGAAAATACCTGCTATATTTGTCACTTGTAATTGATACCTAAAATTTAATGAATTTAATAGAAGAATTCAATAGCTATAGAGCCCAGATGAATGAGAAAATCATGGACTCTGACAATAAAGTAATCAAACGTTTCTTCAACTTGGATACGAACACGTATGCTGATGGAGCTGTGGATGTAAAAACCAAAGAAATGATCGGTTTGGCCTGTTCTATGGTCTTAAGATGTGATGATTGCATCAAGTATCATTTGGGCAAGTGCTATGAAGTAGGGTTGACAAAAACGGAGATCTTCGAGGTGTTCTCCATTGCCACTGTGATTGGAGGGTCTATCGTCATTCCACACTTAAGAAGAGCCGTGGAATATTGGGAATTATTGGAACAGGAGGCAAGTAAATAACCATGTTGAAACGAGACCTAGAGCTGGAGAGAAAGTGGAGTAAACTCTTGGGAGGACTGGAGGAGTTGATCGGAAAAAAACCAAAAGACCTCAATGGTGTTTTATTTTTGATTGGTGTACAGGAGCTGGGACAAGGCAATAAAAACTTTTCTAAGGAAGAAAAACAAGACTTGATGCACATCGCGATCTGTAAAGTCTTGAGTTTAGCTGGTTTTTATGAGTTGGATTATATCGATCAAGAAGGTTGGCCTCATTGGAAATTAATCAAGAAACTACCACACTTTGATATTTTAGAACAGGAAAAGCTCTTGAAAATACAGGTGATGGAATACTTTGAACAAGAATTTCAGATTGAAATCAAATAAATTTAGTCAATCATAGCACTTTCAGCAATGAAAATCGTATCCTACAATGTGAATGGTATTCGTGCAGCCCTCAACAAAGGTTTTGCAGACTGGTTACAGGCTGTAAATGCCGATGTAATTGGCCTACAGGAAATCAAAGCAGAAATCCATCAATTTGACCGCCGAATATTTGAAGACATGGGTTATGAACTCATTTGGTACCCAGCAGTCAAAAAAGGATATTCGGGTGTAGCCATTTTGACAAAGCTAAAACCACTAAATATTGTCTATGGAATGGATATGAGTGTTTACGATGATGAAGGAAGAATGGTACGAGCGGATTTCGAAGATTTCTCTTTTATATCGGCTTATTTCCCATCCGGCACCACAGGAGACGTCCGACAAGACTTTAAATACAAGTTTTTAGACGACATCTACGGGTATTCGCAGGATTTAAAGAAAAATATTCCTAATTTGATCATTAGTGGGGATTATAACATTTGTCATAAGGCAATTGATATCCATAATCCAATTTCTAACAAAAATTCATCTGGTTTTCTTCCAGAAGAACGTGCTTGGATGGATAAGTTTACTGAAAGTGGTTTTATTGATAGTTTCAGAGCATTCAATTCCGAAGCGCATCAATATACTTGGTGGAGTTACCGTGCCAATTCAAGAGCTAAAAATCTTGGATGGAGAATTGACTATCATATGGCCACAGCGGGAGCAATGCAAAAAATTAAAGGAGCAAGCATCTTAGCAGATGCACAGCATTCGGATCATTGTCCCATCATGATAGAATTAGAATAGGAAAAAATTATCTAAGTAAAATTAATTAAAGCTTGATGAAATCTATTAAAATTTCAATCCCTTCTCTGATCGACAACATTAAAGTCGTAGAAAGTTTTATTGATAACGCACGGGAACAATTTCCAATAGACGAAGATATCTATGGAAATATCATGATTTCAGTAACTGAATGCGTTACCAATGCTATTCTACACGGAAACAAAAAAGATAAAGAGAAGACAGTCGACTTGGAACTTCAATTTGATGAAGAGCAAGTAACTTTCATCATCAAGGACCAAGGACCAGGCTTTGATTACGAACATTTAGAGGATCCTACGTCACCTGAAAATTTAGAAAAATCAGGTGGGAGAGGAATATACATCATCAAACATTTATGCGATGAAGTAAAGTTTGAAGATAAAGGAAGTAGAACGCTTTTAACATTCTACATGTAAGTCTATGGCTATTCACTTTTTTGAAGAAGATATACAATTCAATTTAAAACCTAAGGCCACGTACAAAAAGTGGTTAAAAGAACTTGCACAAACTCACCAAAAGAAGATTGGTGAATTAAATTACATCTTCTGTTCAGACGAGTACCTCTACTCCATAAATGTTGAATACTTAAATCATCACACGTACACTGACATCATCACATTTGATAATTCAGAGTTGGATACTACAATAGAGGGAGATATTTTTATCAGCATTGATCGAATTAAGGATAATGCAAATAAGTTAAATATTCCATTTGAGACAGAATTACAACGCGTACTAAGTCATGGAATTTTACATTTACTCGGATACAAAGACAAAAAAGAAGAGGATCAAAAAATCATGAGAGCCATGGAAGAACAATCCATCGCTCTATTTCCAATATGTTCCACGTGAAACACTGGAATAAAAACAAAGAGAAAACAAGAACTGTTCCACGTGGAACACCAAACAAAAAAAAGATATGTTTCCACAATATGATGTGATTGTAGTAGGAGCAGGGCATGCAGGTTGTGAAGCCGCACATGCTGCTGCAAAGATGGGAGCAAAGGTACTCTTATGTACCATGAATATGAATACCATCGCACAAATGTCTTGCAACCCTGCAATGGGTGGAGTTGCCAAGGGTCAAATCGTGCGAGAAATTGATGCACTTGGAGGGCTATCGGGAATCATCTCAGATAAATCCATGATCCAATTTCGCATGCTCAATCGTTCCAAAGGTCCCGCCATGTGGTCTCCTAGAACTCAAAATGATCGCATGCGTTTTGCAGAAGAATGGAGATTAGCATTGGAGCAAACACCCAATGTGGACTTTTGGCAAGAAATGATTGCTGGATTAGTGGTGAAAGAGGGAAGGGTTACAGGTGTACGAACAGGAATAGGTATAGAAATAGAAGGTAAATCCGTTGTTTTAACCAATGGGACATTCCTTAATGGAATTATACATATTGGTGAAAAACAATTTGGCGGTGGACGAACAGGAGAATCCGCAGCTAAAGGAATCACCGAACAACTGGTACAACTAGGCTTCGAAGCTGGAAGAATGAAGACAGGAACACCACCACGTGTAGATGGAAGAAGCTTGGATTATAGCAAAATGGAAATTCAATATGGTGATGAAAATCCTGAAAAATTTTCCTATTCCGACGAAACAAGCCCACTCAAGGAACAACACAACTGTTGGATAACATATACCAATAAATCAGTACATGAAACTTTAGAAACAGGATTTGATCGATCGCCTATGTTTAATGGGAGGATCCAAGGCCTGGGTCCACGATACTGTCCCTCCATAGAAGATAAAATCAATCGGTTTGCAGAACGAGAACGGCATCAAATATTTGTAGAACCAGAGGGATGGAATACCGTAGAAATTTATGTCAATGGATTCTCTACATCCTTACCAGAAGATGTACAGTATAAAGCGATGAGATTAATTCCCGGATTCGAACATGCAAAAATGTTCAGGCCAGGATATGCGATCGAATATGATTTCTTCCCACCCACACAACTCAAACTAACACTCGAGACCCACTTGATCGAAAACCTTTTCTTCGCGGGTCAGATCAATGGTACCACAGGATACGAAGAAGCAGCATCCCAAGGGTTGATGGCAGGAATAAATGCCGCTTTAAAGGTTAAGGAACAAGATCCATTCATTCTCAAAAGATCCGATGCATATATCGGGGTATTAATTGACGATTTGATCAATAAGGGTACAGAAGAACCTTATCGAATGTTTACATCCAGAGCAGAATTTAGACTCTTACTGAGACAGGACAATGCAGATTTAAGATTAACAGAACAAGGATATAAAATCGGTTTAGCAGATGAGGTACGCTACCAAAAGATGCTTCACAAAAAATCAGAAACAGCTAAACTTATCAATGATCTTCGACAAAAAAGAGTAGCTCCAGAAGAGGTTAACACGGGTCTTGAATTTATTGGATCTGCCACCATAAAGGAAAAAGTTACTGTTGAAAAACTCTTAAAGCGTCCACAAATAGGAATGGAAGAACTGAAAAGCTTACATACCGACATAGCAGAGTACTTAAAGAAATATGCGAAAGATGTTCTTGAACAGGCAG encodes:
- a CDS encoding LemA family protein — its product is MKKALIPIVVIAILGLFLYTKAVGVYNMFVQNEETVNGTWAEVETQYQRRADLIPNLVNTVKGYADFEQSTLTGVIEARSKATGITLQADDLSPEKIAQFQQAQDQLSGALSRLLVAVERYPDLKANQNFLELQAQLEGTENRIAVARRNFNQNVQSYNSNLRTFPNNVFAGWYGFERKGYFEASEGAENAPTVQF
- a CDS encoding PAS domain S-box protein — translated: MSNIVVASSKNILLTFKKHLDSKIELLYISTEARSYAEEGEKFYKIEFIESLFPTFNGSFFYTIFDELGKGDKPTAPILIGKNHYQFVEIEGYVIAMEDGSYLVNALISPLRFPSENKYAWIFQNDQNKVYNALINKEKVEDVIGWKNFIKESFDFLSADSIAQFEKGNEDAVITLFPGYLYLTKKKISASHCLVKIEYSKERNVPQAIDEGADNFYYYELDQESFQYNWSGPIHKLLGYTDEFLRMISISDWKKLIHPDDHHIYEMGQSHAINMVYRILHNDGHYIFIKDDLKKFTNYNTNKTLGTVSDITTLKKIENDLLQNKTVLEELTGVVPGMVYLMKTFQDLTHQFIFVSEGCKQLTEIDANNFIDHESTLFKIIHPDDLEILLEADRAAFEKDQSFECYFRIITPSGKIKWIYGASDRLKQYENDSIWAGIFVDVTQSKDKEEEANLLMNRYRLLFDESPLPIFRFTKEGIIQDVNKSFTEKIDITDKEILIGKNIFDLIGDNPIKQAYLDCINKGFGFFEGPYLSYFNQKLFHLRATAKPIDNGENFQAILEDISEQEYVHNIISKLTERTSKFSGQEFFDALTEFFSLNLQMSDCFIAEIDSTKNAAKVISYHQNGKKQKNFIYDLEHTPCKECLSSGTPLIIPNQAYKKYPLDTYLVDRQVNSYMASPIHDAEGNQLGLLVMFDCDSKVYGAGKKEFLNVLSDRIGAELNRINFENRLIESEQLFRSIAENFPKGIVEVLDNKLFYVYTDGKEYHDMGIDPNQLVGTAHLSKYESYISNEVRKQLDKVLQGESVMFEVIIGDRYYLKSGVPLYNKQGKIDRILLVTQNITETKIAEEEREQLIRDLKSQNEELQRFAYIISHNLRAPIVNISSLLELYNTKNPSDVENEEVIHNLKISTDILNDTLKDLIEVVSIKKNKVPKIENIQFKDLTTRVLTSLANQIKESGAIITKDFSECSNISYIFAHLENFLMNLTTNSLKYKHPDRKPEIFIRTFKDSEGFVVLEFKDNGIGIDLERYGDRLFGLYQRFHSHVEGKGLGLYLVREQIRAHDGNLKIKSKVGEGTVFHIFLRNLKPTTTTVAVN
- a CDS encoding TPM domain-containing protein codes for the protein MYKSILTLFLATLLSLDMWAQGDFPAPPNPPKLVNDFSESLNANEVHALEQKLRAYNDSTSSQVSIVLIQSVGPYDISDYAFQLGDQWGIGRKDKDNGILILAAMQDRKVFIATGYGMEGVVPDILAKRIVEQLIVPNFRMEQYYVGLDKATDMIFKLASGEYQADKVASGANDGGAILFFLFFFLLIFIIASKNKKDNNNHMGGRGGNVDLFTTIMLANMLKGGNRGKFGDFSSGRGGFGGGSSFGGFGGGSFGGGGAGGSW
- a CDS encoding ComF family protein, translating into MRFNIVEDFLSLVFPRTCAGCSRSLFDFEHVLCKVCEGALPITDYHLRPQNNDLVIKVTGLMPVYRVMSFLRFTKKGMSQRLLHQLKYKNKPDIGVTLGKLYGQLLIQHSFADAWDQITPVPLHPSKQKRRGYNQSEQFGKGLADSLQIPLVNSLIRSVNTETQTRKSRSQRLDNVENVFQVVNSVENKRVLLVDDVMTTGATLVACANSLLEAKASMVDLAVIAAGKMG
- a CDS encoding TPM domain-containing protein is translated as MPKSLFSEEDRGLIVNSIQAAELVTSGEIQVHIENHCADDVMDRAAEVFELLKMHQTRQRNAVLFYLAVEDHKFAVLGDCGINAVVPPDFWENIKELMITEFKEGNFTQGLIAGIDQCGLQLKAHFPFDKENDTNELSDDISFG